A window of Mycolicibacterium holsaticum DSM 44478 = JCM 12374 genomic DNA:
GCGCGGTGGTCGCGGCGACGCGGCCGAACCCCTCCGGGGTGTCGTCCCATTCGGTGACGGTGTTGCCGTCGGCGTCGAGTTCGGTGGCGATCACCTTGACCTCGCCGGTCTTGCGGTCGATTTCGATGCGCGCCTCGTCGGCGTGGCCCTGGGTGTGCCGGTAGGCGGTCAACAGCGCCGACTTGATCGTCTCGACGAGTTCACCCACCGGGATGCCTCGGTCCACCTCGATCGCATGCAACGCCGCCATGTCGATGTTCACGCCCCGGCCTCCTTCCCAGATCGGCCGACCAGCTCCAGCTCTCGCGGATTGGGAGGCGAAAAGTCTACTTGGACAACGGCTTTGGCAATAGATTCCAGTGGAAGTTCACGCACCGAGAAGTCGGCTTTGCGGCCTTCGCGGACCACCAATCGCACCGCGTCGCCGTCGGTTCCGCCGAGCCTGCCGGTGAGCTGGGAGCCGTCGGCCAGGGTCAACTCCACCTTGCGACCGTGGGCGCGCCGGAAGTGCTTCTCGGCGGTCAGCGGCCGGTCCACGCCCGGCGAAGTGACCTCAAGGACATAGGGTGCGGCCTTCGCGTCGACGCGGTCCAACAGCTGGGAGGCCGAGCGAGACAGCTGGGCCAGGGAATCGAGGTCCAGGCCGTCGTCGGCGTCGACCACCACCTTGATGCGCGGCGGACGTGTGCCCGCGTCGATCATCACGTCCTCGATTTCGTAGCCGGCGCGCGCGAACTCCCCATCGAGTAGCTCGATCACCTGTTTGTGCGACGGCAATCCCGC
This region includes:
- the rimP gene encoding ribosome maturation factor RimP — its product is MTEWSAGLPSHKQVIELLDGEFARAGYEIEDVMIDAGTRPPRIKVVVDADDGLDLDSLAQLSRSASQLLDRVDAKAAPYVLEVTSPGVDRPLTAEKHFRRAHGRKVELTLADGSQLTGRLGGTDGDAVRLVVREGRKADFSVRELPLESIAKAVVQVDFSPPNPRELELVGRSGKEAGA